In Asanoa sp. WMMD1127, one genomic interval encodes:
- a CDS encoding BTAD domain-containing putative transcriptional regulator, producing MRVALLGSVQAFAVDGTPIELSGARLRMLLARLALDAGHPVPAEALISDLWGEEARVDAAGALHSLVARLRRALGTPATVELTPGGYRLPVPAGDVDVHRFEGLAGQGRRELAAGRCREASALLSEGLSLWRGGALTDVREAPFARKAVVRLDELRAAAEEDRFDAELRLGRYAEVLAGLQSAAAAHPLSERLAELRMRALGAAGRQSDALAVFEAARHALAEELGVDPSPSLRRAHLALLRGEFERPVAHIASASRRLPAWLTGFVGRDAELAQLGRLVTGSRLVSIVGPGGSGKTRLAVEMADAAAADRHGPCWFVPLAEVARPQDLADSVLGTLSSAFGRFYGSVQSQQSGPVDRLVELLDVDDAMLILDNCEHLIGAVAELAGTLLQRLPHLRIITTSREPVAVDGEALLRLQPLAVPALGANAVEALASPAVRLFTDRAAYARDDFVLDETTVTAVVEICRRLDGLPLALELAAARLRAMSVEQVAERLDDRFRLLTSGSRIALPRQRTLLATLEWSWELLDAAERTLASRLSVFPGGATLAALEAICTDETLPAEEVLYVLSSLIEKSIVQHSGQRYRMLESVRAFAAARLEAGIADRFSAYYLALAEEQEPLLRTRAQLEAIAQLDSEHHNLVRALRTALAASDAPTAARFVRALLWYWGIRGMTTQFSTYLDAVLDLGDAVPEDARAAFTAVRLVDKDKTLGFHPALPLLRMVHLVSQAPPEEKYRSPDPWIRASALWAHDFVLTERGDLATGTHSRHEALRGFEEVGDRWGIILCLLAIGRDHATRGEFAEAIAVFERAAVISAELNTEELVFHTRSAVARTRARSGDLEGARDDVVASMRQARLRGQRRMEAEMLYNLAYVFAQLGDLEAADRALDQLETLLHRLPFPDELRRDLLAAGRLYNRLAEGAVAGAREQLPRALRGTFTFGNSATIAVHAECVARLLMLEGEPERAAETLGMSEAIRGRSQDTDKFVARLRIELGRTLGAAGYREIYRRGAALPRQDALERIAALAAP from the coding sequence GTGCGGGTGGCTCTTCTCGGTTCGGTGCAGGCCTTCGCCGTGGACGGGACGCCGATCGAGCTGAGCGGCGCCCGGCTGCGGATGCTGTTGGCCCGCCTCGCCCTGGACGCGGGGCATCCAGTTCCGGCAGAAGCGTTGATCAGCGACCTGTGGGGTGAGGAAGCGCGGGTGGATGCGGCCGGCGCGCTGCACAGTCTCGTCGCCCGCCTCCGCAGGGCTTTGGGGACACCGGCCACGGTCGAGTTGACGCCCGGTGGTTACCGCTTGCCGGTGCCGGCCGGCGACGTCGACGTGCATCGCTTCGAGGGGCTGGCCGGACAGGGCCGCCGCGAGCTGGCCGCCGGGCGCTGTCGAGAGGCGTCTGCGCTCCTGAGCGAGGGCCTGAGCCTGTGGCGCGGCGGCGCACTGACCGATGTGCGCGAGGCGCCGTTCGCTCGGAAGGCGGTCGTCAGGCTCGACGAGCTGCGGGCCGCTGCTGAAGAGGATCGGTTCGACGCGGAGCTGCGCCTCGGGAGGTACGCGGAGGTCCTGGCCGGTCTTCAGTCGGCGGCGGCCGCGCACCCGTTGAGTGAGCGGCTGGCGGAGCTGCGCATGCGGGCCCTGGGGGCGGCCGGCCGCCAGTCCGATGCACTCGCGGTGTTCGAGGCCGCCCGGCACGCGCTCGCTGAGGAACTCGGCGTGGACCCGTCGCCGTCGCTGCGGCGGGCTCACCTGGCGTTGCTCCGTGGCGAGTTCGAGCGCCCGGTCGCGCACATCGCATCGGCATCCCGGCGGTTGCCGGCATGGCTGACCGGTTTCGTCGGCCGGGATGCCGAGTTGGCGCAGCTCGGCCGGCTGGTGACCGGCTCGCGGCTGGTGTCGATCGTGGGGCCGGGCGGCTCGGGCAAGACCCGTCTCGCCGTGGAGATGGCCGACGCCGCGGCGGCAGACCGTCACGGGCCGTGCTGGTTCGTCCCGCTCGCCGAGGTGGCCCGGCCACAGGACCTCGCGGATTCGGTGCTCGGCACGCTGAGCTCCGCTTTCGGCCGCTTCTACGGCAGCGTGCAGAGCCAGCAGTCTGGTCCGGTCGATCGCCTGGTCGAGCTGCTGGACGTCGATGACGCCATGCTCATTCTCGATAACTGTGAGCATCTGATCGGTGCCGTGGCTGAACTGGCGGGCACGCTCCTGCAACGGCTGCCTCACCTGCGGATCATCACCACGAGCCGGGAGCCGGTCGCCGTCGACGGGGAGGCGCTGCTGCGGCTGCAGCCGCTGGCCGTGCCGGCGCTGGGCGCGAACGCGGTCGAGGCGCTGGCTTCACCTGCCGTTCGGCTGTTCACCGACCGGGCCGCCTACGCACGGGACGACTTCGTCCTTGACGAGACCACGGTCACCGCGGTCGTGGAGATCTGCCGGCGGCTCGACGGCCTGCCGCTCGCCCTGGAACTGGCCGCGGCCAGGCTTCGCGCGATGAGCGTGGAGCAGGTCGCCGAGCGGCTCGACGACCGGTTCCGGTTGCTGACCTCCGGCAGCCGCATCGCCCTGCCCCGCCAGCGGACCCTGCTCGCGACCCTGGAGTGGAGCTGGGAACTGCTCGATGCGGCGGAGCGGACGCTCGCGAGCCGACTGTCGGTATTTCCCGGTGGGGCGACGCTCGCCGCCCTGGAAGCGATCTGCACCGACGAGACGCTGCCAGCCGAGGAGGTGCTCTACGTTCTCAGCTCGCTGATCGAGAAGTCCATCGTGCAGCACAGCGGGCAGCGCTACCGGATGCTGGAAAGCGTCCGCGCCTTCGCGGCCGCACGGCTCGAAGCCGGGATCGCCGACCGCTTCTCCGCCTACTATCTGGCGCTGGCCGAGGAGCAGGAACCGCTGCTGCGCACCAGAGCCCAGCTGGAGGCGATCGCGCAGCTCGACTCCGAGCACCACAACCTGGTCCGCGCGCTGCGGACCGCGCTGGCCGCGTCAGACGCCCCCACGGCCGCCCGCTTCGTTCGCGCGTTGCTCTGGTACTGGGGTATCCGTGGCATGACCACCCAGTTCTCGACCTATCTCGATGCCGTCCTCGACCTAGGGGATGCCGTGCCCGAGGACGCGCGTGCGGCCTTCACCGCCGTACGCCTCGTGGACAAGGACAAGACCCTGGGCTTCCACCCGGCGCTACCGCTGCTGCGGATGGTGCACCTGGTGAGCCAGGCACCACCGGAGGAGAAATACCGCTCGCCTGATCCCTGGATCCGCGCCAGCGCATTGTGGGCGCATGACTTCGTCCTCACCGAACGGGGCGATCTGGCGACCGGGACACACTCCCGGCATGAGGCGTTGCGTGGCTTCGAAGAGGTCGGCGACCGGTGGGGGATCATCCTGTGCCTGCTCGCGATCGGCCGCGACCATGCCACGCGCGGTGAGTTCGCCGAGGCGATCGCCGTCTTCGAACGCGCCGCGGTGATCAGCGCCGAGCTGAACACCGAGGAACTCGTCTTCCACACCAGGTCCGCGGTCGCCCGTACGCGGGCCCGGAGTGGTGACCTCGAAGGGGCTCGTGACGACGTCGTCGCCTCGATGCGCCAGGCACGGCTTCGCGGTCAGCGCCGGATGGAGGCCGAGATGCTGTACAACCTCGCCTACGTCTTCGCCCAGCTGGGTGACTTGGAAGCGGCTGACCGTGCGCTGGATCAGCTCGAAACACTGCTGCACCGCCTGCCCTTTCCCGACGAACTACGCCGCGACCTGCTGGCAGCCGGCAGACTCTACAACCGGCTCGCGGAAGGGGCGGTGGCTGGGGCACGCGAACAGCTGCCCAGGGCGCTGCGCGGCACCTTCACCTTCGGTAACAGCGCTACCATCGCGGTCCACGCGGAGTGCGTGGCCCGGTTGCTGATGCTGGAAGGCGAACCGGAGCGCGCGGCCGAGACGCTCGGCATGAGCGAGGCCATCCGCGGACGATCACAAGATACCGACAAATTCGTGGCCCGGCTGAGGATCGAGCTCGGCCGAACCCTCGGTGCCGCCGGCTACCGCGAGATCTACCGCCGGGGAGCAGCCCTGCCGAGGCAGGACGCGCTGGAACGGATCGCGGCCCTGGCCGCCCCGTGA
- a CDS encoding BTAD domain-containing putative transcriptional regulator, which translates to MRSALLGPVQALSADGTPVELSGVRLRMLLARLALEAGRPVSAETLISDLWGEQAPADTNAALHSLVARLRRALGAACMIELVPGGYRLPLATHEVDAHRFEELAEQGRRELAAGRCREASALLSEGLALWRGDALSDVLDAPFAARFALRLHELRARAEEDRFEAELRLGRHVEILAALGTASAAHPLNERLAQLRMRALATAGRQSDALAAYDATRRALAEELGVDPSPQLQQAQLALLRGEFERSIAQPASAAHQLPARLTSFVGREVELAQLARLTSASRLVTVVGPGGSGKTRLALELCDAALADGHGPRRFVPLADVTRPQDLAESMLSTLSSAHGRLYADGRNQHTGPVDRLAELLDLDDVLLILDNCEHLIEAVAELAGALLARLPNLRILATAREPLAIDGEALFRLQPLPVPAAGSNTTEAAAVPAVHLFVDRATRARGDFALDETTVAAVVEICRRLDGLPLALELAAARLRAMSVEQIAQRLDDRFRLLTSGSRTALPRQRTLLATVEWSWDLLDEAEQNLAGRLSAFPGGATLAALERICADETLPAGDVLYVVSSLVEKSIVQHTGQHYRMLESIRAFAAARLPQQSAGLTGRFCDYYLALAEEQEPLLRTRHQLDAIAILDAEQHNLVHALRAALSASAAATAARFVRALLWYWGVRGLSDQFATYLDAVLSLGDAVPEPERGALSAVRLGRSGGVDLHTMGRHPAAPLLRMAQLVGQDQHSPDPWKRASALWAHDFVLNEQGDLHTGTAARHEALRLFEQVGDRWGLVMCLLPIGRDHALRGDYPEAIALFERAAAVSAELGTDEHIYFSKDVLARCRARSGDLEGARDDILAASRQARQQGQRRLEARFLCSLASHYSHLGDIDSADRELDRLETLVHHLPYPRELALDVVADYRMFNRLVEGAADSARALLPRTLRAGFQCGSSFDLARHAQYLARLLMLEGDLEGAAEALGMSEAIRGTTFEVDPYVKDLVVLLAESLGQERYGQAYQGGSAMPRQAALDRLALLAAQ; encoded by the coding sequence GTGCGATCAGCGCTGCTCGGACCGGTTCAGGCGCTCTCTGCGGACGGGACGCCCGTCGAGCTGAGCGGCGTCCGGTTACGGATGCTGCTGGCCCGGCTCGCGCTGGAAGCGGGCCGCCCGGTCTCGGCGGAGACGCTGATCAGCGACCTGTGGGGTGAACAGGCGCCGGCCGACACCAACGCCGCACTCCACAGCCTGGTTGCCCGCCTACGCCGAGCCCTGGGGGCCGCGTGCATGATCGAGCTGGTACCCGGCGGGTACCGGCTGCCCCTGGCGACCCATGAGGTCGACGCACACCGCTTCGAGGAGCTGGCCGAGCAGGGTCGCCGCGAGCTGGCCGCCGGCCGCTGTCGTGAGGCGTCTGCGCTGCTGAGCGAAGGTCTGGCGCTGTGGCGCGGAGACGCGCTGTCCGACGTTCTCGACGCCCCGTTCGCCGCGAGGTTCGCGCTCCGGCTCCACGAGCTGAGGGCCAGGGCCGAGGAGGACCGCTTCGAGGCGGAGCTGCGCCTGGGCCGGCACGTCGAGATCTTGGCCGCCCTCGGGACGGCGAGCGCGGCTCATCCGCTGAACGAGCGCCTGGCCCAGCTGCGCATGCGGGCGCTGGCGACGGCCGGCCGCCAGTCCGACGCGCTGGCGGCGTACGACGCGACCCGCAGGGCGCTCGCGGAGGAGCTGGGGGTTGACCCCTCCCCGCAACTCCAACAGGCCCAGCTGGCCCTGCTGCGAGGCGAGTTCGAGCGCTCGATCGCGCAGCCGGCGTCCGCCGCACACCAACTGCCCGCCAGACTGACCAGCTTCGTCGGCCGCGAGGTCGAACTGGCCCAGCTAGCGCGGCTGACGTCGGCGTCGCGCCTGGTCACGGTCGTCGGGCCAGGCGGGTCAGGCAAGACCCGGCTCGCCCTGGAGCTGTGCGACGCCGCCCTGGCAGACGGCCACGGCCCGCGCCGGTTCGTGCCCCTGGCGGACGTGACCCGCCCGCAGGACCTGGCCGAGTCGATGCTGAGCACGCTGAGCTCGGCCCACGGCCGCCTGTACGCCGACGGGCGCAACCAGCACACCGGTCCGGTCGATCGCCTCGCCGAGCTGCTGGACCTCGACGACGTCCTGCTGATCCTGGACAACTGCGAGCACTTGATCGAGGCCGTGGCCGAGCTGGCCGGCGCTCTGCTCGCACGCCTGCCCAATCTGCGGATCCTGGCCACCGCCAGGGAACCGCTGGCCATCGACGGCGAGGCGCTGTTCCGGCTGCAGCCGCTGCCGGTGCCCGCGGCAGGCTCGAATACGACCGAGGCGGCCGCCGTACCCGCGGTGCACCTGTTCGTCGACCGGGCCACCAGGGCACGCGGAGATTTCGCCCTGGACGAGACCACGGTCGCCGCGGTGGTGGAGATCTGTAGACGGCTCGACGGCCTGCCGCTGGCGCTGGAGCTGGCCGCAGCCAGGCTGCGCGCGATGAGCGTGGAACAGATCGCCCAGCGGCTCGATGACCGGTTCCGATTGCTGACCTCAGGCAGCCGTACCGCGCTGCCTCGCCAGCGGACCCTGCTCGCGACCGTGGAATGGAGCTGGGACCTGCTGGACGAGGCCGAGCAGAACCTCGCCGGCCGGCTGTCGGCGTTCCCGGGCGGCGCGACTCTCGCCGCGTTGGAAAGGATCTGCGCCGACGAGACGCTGCCGGCCGGGGACGTGCTCTACGTCGTCAGCTCGCTGGTCGAGAAGTCCATCGTGCAGCACACCGGGCAGCACTACCGGATGCTGGAGAGCATCCGCGCCTTCGCAGCCGCGCGGCTGCCACAGCAGAGCGCGGGGCTCACCGGACGCTTCTGCGACTACTACCTGGCGCTGGCCGAGGAACAGGAACCCCTGCTGCGCACCCGACACCAGCTGGACGCCATCGCCATCCTCGACGCCGAACAACACAACCTGGTCCATGCGCTGCGCGCCGCGTTGAGCGCATCGGCGGCAGCCACCGCCGCGCGATTCGTCCGCGCGCTGCTCTGGTACTGGGGCGTCCGAGGCCTGAGTGACCAGTTCGCTACCTATCTCGACGCGGTGCTCAGCCTGGGCGACGCGGTGCCCGAGCCGGAACGCGGAGCCTTGAGCGCCGTCCGCCTCGGCAGGAGCGGAGGCGTCGACCTGCACACCATGGGCCGGCACCCCGCCGCGCCGCTGCTGCGCATGGCGCAACTGGTCGGTCAGGACCAGCATTCGCCCGACCCGTGGAAGCGGGCCAGTGCGCTGTGGGCCCACGACTTCGTCCTCAACGAGCAGGGCGACCTGCACACCGGCACCGCGGCGCGCCACGAGGCGTTGCGCTTGTTCGAACAGGTGGGCGACCGGTGGGGCCTGGTGATGTGCCTGCTGCCGATCGGGCGTGATCATGCCTTGCGTGGCGACTACCCCGAAGCGATAGCGCTTTTCGAAAGAGCAGCTGCCGTCAGCGCCGAGCTGGGCACCGACGAGCACATCTACTTCAGCAAGGACGTGCTGGCCAGGTGCCGGGCCCGCAGCGGCGACCTCGAGGGCGCGCGTGACGACATTCTGGCTGCCAGTCGCCAGGCACGACAGCAAGGTCAACGTCGGCTCGAAGCCAGGTTCCTCTGCTCTCTGGCGTCCCACTACAGCCACCTGGGTGACATCGACAGCGCCGACCGGGAGCTGGACCGGCTGGAAACCCTCGTGCACCACCTGCCGTATCCGCGGGAACTGGCGCTCGACGTGGTGGCCGATTACCGGATGTTCAACCGCCTGGTCGAAGGGGCGGCGGACTCCGCCCGAGCGCTGCTGCCCCGAACTCTGCGCGCCGGCTTCCAGTGCGGCAGCAGCTTCGACCTCGCCCGGCACGCCCAGTATCTGGCGCGGCTGCTGATGTTGGAAGGTGACCTGGAAGGCGCGGCCGAAGCGCTGGGCATGAGCGAAGCCATCCGCGGAACAACATTCGAGGTCGACCCCTACGTGAAAGACCTCGTAGTGCTCCTCGCCGAGTCCCTCGGACAAGAACGCTACGGCCAGGCCTACCAGGGTGGGTCGGCCATGC